One window from the genome of Melospiza georgiana isolate bMelGeo1 chromosome 13, bMelGeo1.pri, whole genome shotgun sequence encodes:
- the SNRPA1 gene encoding U2 small nuclear ribonucleoprotein A' — protein MVKLTAELIEQAAQYTNAVRDRELDLRGYKIPVIENLGATLDQFDAIDFSDNEIRKLDGFPLLRRLKTLLMNNNRICRIGENLEQALPSLTELILTNNNIAELGELDPLSTIKSLTYLSVLRNPVTNKKHYRLYLIHKVPQVRVLDFQKVKLKERQEAEKMFKGKRGAQLAKDIARRAKTFNPGAGLPTDKKKTGPSPGDVEAIKTAIANASTLAEVERLKGLLQAGQIPGRERKPGPSEDGEEEMEEDTVPNGS, from the exons ATGGTGAAGCTCACGGCGGAGCTGATCGAGCAGGCGGCACAGTACACCAACGCCGTCCGAGACCGGGAGCTCGACCTGCGCG GCTATAAAATCCCAGTCATTGAGAACCTGGGGGCCACTCTGGACCAGTTTGATGCCATCGATTTCTCTGACAACGAGATCCGCAAGCTGGACGGGTTCCCGCTGCTGCGGAGGCTGAAAACGCTCCTGATGAACAACAACAGGATTTG TCGGATTGGGGAGAACCTGGagcaggctctgcccagcctcacAGAGCTCATTCTCACCAACAACAACATTGCAGAACTG GGTGAACTGGATCCATTATCAACTATTAAATCCTTGACTTACCTGAG CGTTCTAAGGAATCCTGTAACAAATAAGAAACATTACAGATTATATCTAATTCATAAAGTTCCCCAGGTCAGAGTGCTGGATTTTCAAAAAGTGAAGCTCAAA GAGCGACAGGAGGCAGAGAAAATGTTCAAGGGCAAACGGGGTGCACAGCTTGCAAAGGATATTGCCAGGAGAGCAAAAAC CTTCAATCCAGGGGCTGGCCTGCCaacagacaaaaagaaaactggGCCTTCCCCAGGGGATGTGGAGGCAATTAAG ACTGCCATCGCCAACGCCTCGACCCTGGCGGAGGTGGAGCGGCtgaaggggctgctgcaggcgGGCCAGATCCCGGGCCGGGAGCGCAAACCAG GCCCATCGGAGGACGGCGAAGAAGAAATGGAGGAGGACACAGTGCCAAACGGATCGTAG
- the SELENOS gene encoding selenoprotein S: MDLGDGGAAAGPGPALGRGGLEALQHTVGSALSGYGWYLLLAAVAVYLLVQKVSRGLAARPGGRPGAAEAAEEPDVVVRRQEALAAARLRMQEELNAQAEKYKEKQRQLEEERRRQKIAMWESMQEGKSYKGNLKLNQQEAESGASASAVPKSKPNKKPLRGGGYNPLSGEGGGTCSWRPGRRGPSAGG, translated from the exons atGGATCTCGGGGACGGCGGCGCCGCAGCCGGGCCCGGGCCGGCGCTGGGCCGGGGCGGGCTGGAGGCGCTGCAGCACACGG TGGGCTCGGCGCTGTCCGGCTATGGCTGGTACCTGCTGCTGGCCGCCGTCGCCGTGTACCTGCTCGTGCAGAAGGTGTCCCGCGGGCTGGCGGCGCGGCCCGGCGGCCGGCCCGGAGCGGCGGAGGCGGCCGAGG AGCCTGATGTGGTGGTGAGAAGGCAGGAAGCTTTGGCAGCAGCTCGCCTCAGGATGCAAGAGGAATTGAATGCACaagcagaaaaatacaaagaaaagcaaagacag CTGGAGGAGGAGCGGCGACGGCAGAAGATCGCGATGTGGGAGAGCATGCAGGAGGGAAAGAGCTACAAAGGAAACCTGAAACTGAATCAG CAAGAAGCAGAATCTGGTGCCTCTGCCTCGGCAGTCCCGAAATcgaaaccaaacaaaaagccctTGAGAGGAGGTG GCTACAACCCCCTGtctggagaaggaggagggacGTGCTCCTGGAGGCCGGGCCGGCGGGGCCCGTCCGCGGGAGGATGA